In Prosthecobacter dejongeii, the DNA window CGTCTCGGCCTGCGTAGCAGTTACGGGCGCGTACTCGCTGCCACCTATTTGGTTAAACTCATTTCTTTAGTGGTGGAGCCTCACGCGCCACTGCCCGCCATTCATGAACTCCTTATCAAGGCGCTGGATTACCTCAATGATCACGATCCCAGCCGTGCTTTGATTGAGCGTTTTGAGCTCCGCCTAGCTGAAGACCTAGGTCTTGTAGGCGAAGGTTTAGCCGCCGGAGGTCAAGCGGCCCATGCCATTGAGGATAACTTTCACCGTCGGCTACCTGTGCAACGCAGGCAGGTGCTCACGTGGATTGAAGAACGCCCCACCTGATCCATTCGTATCTCTCCTGCTCCCATGATTTACCTTGATGCCAATGCCACTACACCGCCGGACCCGGCTGTGATTGAGGCCATGCTGCCGTTTTTATCGCAGCACTACGGCAATGCTTCATCCTCCCACGCTGCTGGCCGCCATGCCCGACGGGCGGTGGAGAATGCGCGTAAACAAGTCGCGACACTGATCGGAGCTGACGAGTCCGAGATCATCTTCACCAGTGGAGCGACAGAGAGCATCAATAGCGTTCTTCTTTCAGCCCGCCACACCTGTCCAGACCGCTCGCTGCTGATCATCAGTGCTACCGAGCACCCTGCCACGCTGGAATGCGCCGAACGCTGGCAGGCCCAGGGAGGCCAAGTAAAGGTCATTCCCGTCCACCAAACTGGCCTGCTAGACCTTGAGGCTCTAAAGACGGCCCTCATTCCCGGCGAGACAGCTCTAGTGTCCATGCTCTGGGCAAACAATGAAACGGGGGTCATCCAGCCCATGACCGAGATCGCAGCGCTCGCTCATTCCGCCGGCGCACTGGTGCATGCAGATGCAGTGCAAATGCTGGGCAAGCTATCTGTGGATGTGCGCGACGCGGGCGTGGATTTCCTCAGCCTGAGTGGGCACAAGATGCATACGCCCAAAGGCATCGGTGCATTGTTTGTTAGTCACCATGCACCCTTTCAGCCCATGATCATCGGCGGTGGCCAGGAAAAAGAACGCCGCAGTGGTACCGAGAATGTCCCCGGTATCGTCGCTCTAGGAAAAGCGGCTGAACTGGCCATGATCAGCCACATTGACATGCAGCCTCTGCGTGACGCGCTGGAGCAGCAGCTCCTCGCGGCTCTGCCAGAGCTAGAAATCCACAGCCAGTCCGCTCCGCGACTGCCCAATACTTCTTCCATTCACTTTCCTGGAGTGGATGCGGCAGCCCTCCTCATTCGCCTGGATCAAAAAGGCCTCGCCTGTTCGGGAGGATCGGCTTGTCACACTGCTTCCTTGCATCCGTCCCACGTCCTGGAGGCCATGGGATACGATGCGCGCCACGCCGCCAGTACCCTGCGTTTTTCTTTAT includes these proteins:
- the recO gene encoding DNA repair protein RecO, whose translation is MEKTEAILIGRTRYSETTLIVQWCSADQGLFRTIAKGALRPKSAFAGLLDLFVSADISYTQSRSSDLHKLVEAHWQNPRLGLRSSYGRVLAATYLVKLISLVVEPHAPLPAIHELLIKALDYLNDHDPSRALIERFELRLAEDLGLVGEGLAAGGQAAHAIEDNFHRRLPVQRRQVLTWIEERPT
- a CDS encoding cysteine desulfurase family protein, giving the protein MIYLDANATTPPDPAVIEAMLPFLSQHYGNASSSHAAGRHARRAVENARKQVATLIGADESEIIFTSGATESINSVLLSARHTCPDRSLLIISATEHPATLECAERWQAQGGQVKVIPVHQTGLLDLEALKTALIPGETALVSMLWANNETGVIQPMTEIAALAHSAGALVHADAVQMLGKLSVDVRDAGVDFLSLSGHKMHTPKGIGALFVSHHAPFQPMIIGGGQEKERRSGTENVPGIVALGKAAELAMISHIDMQPLRDALEQQLLAALPELEIHSQSAPRLPNTSSIHFPGVDAAALLIRLDQKGLACSGGSACHTASLHPSHVLEAMGYDARHAASTLRFSLSRLNTEAEIPQAAQAIIAAVHHLRAQWDPSVVVTMA